In Moorella sp. Hama-1, a single genomic region encodes these proteins:
- a CDS encoding redoxin domain-containing protein, translated as MNAVRRIKTGELAPDFTLMDNRNNPIHLSKLRGQKVLLSWHPLAWTSVCAEQMKALENKLAEFKNLQTMPLGLSVDAVPTKNAWAKHLEIANVSLLADFWPHGSVAKEYGLFRDKEGFSERANVILDEDGRVIWVKVYGIHELPDLSEVIGFLSECQKTFPRGTS; from the coding sequence ATGAACGCTGTGAGAAGGATTAAAACAGGAGAGCTGGCGCCAGATTTTACCCTCATGGATAACCGAAACAATCCGATACATTTATCCAAATTACGGGGTCAAAAGGTTTTACTCTCCTGGCACCCACTGGCCTGGACCAGCGTCTGCGCCGAACAGATGAAAGCTCTGGAAAACAAACTGGCTGAGTTTAAAAACCTGCAGACAATGCCTTTAGGGCTGAGTGTAGATGCCGTTCCCACCAAAAATGCCTGGGCCAAGCACCTGGAAATCGCCAATGTCTCCTTGCTTGCTGATTTTTGGCCGCACGGCAGCGTGGCTAAAGAATACGGTCTTTTCAGGGATAAAGAAGGTTTTTCAGAAAGAGCCAACGTCATTCTTGATGAAGACGGCAGGGTGATCTGGGTAAAAGTATATGGAATCCACGAACTCCCCGATCTTAGCGAGGTGATTGGTTTTCTTAGCGAATGTCAAAAAACATTCCCTCGAGGGACATCATAA
- a CDS encoding NADPH-dependent FMN reductase, which translates to MTAPTLFQPVHVLGFAGSLRKNSYNRAALQAALELLPEDMTMEIFDLLAIPVYNEDIETEGFPETVREFKARIAAADALFIVTPEYNYSLPGVLKNALDWASRPPGQSPLFGKPVAIMGASTGYFGTARAQYHLRQVCVILNMYPLNNPEVFIPFAQAKFDQNGRLTDERTRDSIRNLLLSLRDWTRTLREKNESLPGC; encoded by the coding sequence TTGACTGCCCCTACTTTGTTCCAGCCGGTTCATGTCCTTGGTTTTGCCGGCAGCCTGCGTAAAAATTCTTATAACCGGGCGGCGTTACAGGCAGCCTTAGAACTTCTTCCCGAGGATATGACCATGGAGATCTTTGATCTATTGGCAATTCCTGTTTACAATGAAGATATAGAGACTGAGGGGTTTCCTGAAACGGTAAGGGAATTCAAGGCCCGCATTGCCGCTGCCGATGCTTTGTTCATCGTTACGCCCGAGTATAATTATTCCCTCCCCGGGGTGCTTAAGAACGCCCTTGACTGGGCCTCCCGCCCGCCAGGCCAATCTCCTCTATTCGGAAAACCGGTGGCCATTATGGGGGCTTCCACCGGTTATTTTGGCACTGCCCGGGCACAATATCATTTGCGTCAGGTCTGTGTTATCCTGAACATGTATCCTCTAAACAACCCGGAGGTTTTTATTCCCTTTGCTCAGGCAAAATTTGATCAAAACGGTCGATTAACCGATGAGCGGACCCGAGACAGTATCCGGAATCTATTACTATCTTTAAGAGATTGGACAAGAACCCTGCGAGAGAAAAATGAATCCCTGCCAGGTTGCTAA